CGGCGGCGCCCCCTGATGGGGCAGGGCCTGGTGCCCGCCCAGCAGCACCGCCTGGCCCGTAGGCTGGCCGAGAGCATCCACCAGCACCTGATGAATGAGCAGGCGCTACTGGAACGCCTGCAAGAGCGCCAGCTCATCCGGCGGGTACTGCAGCGCACCCAGCAGGGGCTGCAGGGGCTGGCCGACGACATTGCCTTTGCTGCCGAGCTACGCGAACTGCTGTTGCAAGCCCTGCGCACCTACCTGGCCGACCCCGCCGTGCAGCAGCAGCTGGTGGCCCAGCTGGATGCCAGCATCCGGGATGCCATGGAGGGCCAGACGCTGGCCCAGTGGTACCTACAGCTAAACCGGAAAAAGTATCAGCAAAGCCTGCAGCGCCTGGTGCAGCAGCTGCCCGGGCGTAGCGGCCAGTGGCTGGGAGACCCAGCCCTGGTGCTCCGCTTGCTATCGGATGAGCTGGATGCGAATGCTGACATGCTGGCCGGAGATATTACCCACCTGCTGCGCACCGCCCTTGCCGGCCTGAATATACCGGGTATGCTGGAGCACCAGCTGGCTTCCTTTGAGTCTAGCAAGCTGGAGCAGATGCTGTGGGGCAGCACCAATGAGCAGCTGAAGTACATAGAGTACCTGGGAGGCTGGCTGGGCCTGCTGGGGGGGCTGGTGCTGTGGCAGCCGCTGCCCATGCTGGCGCTGCTGGGCACCCTACTGGGCCTGTGGGTGGGGGCCGACTGGATTTTACTCCGCTTGCGCACCCGTTCCGGATAATTTTGGTTCCTCTACCCATGTGTACGTTCCCCCTATGAGCTGGCCTCTGCACTATCCACCACTAGTACGGGCCTACCTGGATGCCGCCCCGCAGCTGGCAGGCTTCTACAGCCAGGCACCCCGCACGGCCAACTGGCCCGCCCTGATGCAGGCCGCACAGCTGGATGCCACGGGGCGCCAGCGCCTGGTGCAGGTGCTGCGTGCCCAGCATACTGGCGCACCCGCCCCGGTGCAGCAGCAGATAGACAGCCTGCTGCTGCCCACCACCTTCACCCTTACCACCGGCCAGCAGGCAGGCCTGGCAGGTGGCCCCCTGTATACCTGGTACAAGGCGATTAGTACCCTGAAGTGGGCCCAGCAGTTGAATAGCCAATACCCCGACTATCACGTTGTGCCCCTCTTCTGGGTAGCGAGCGAGGACCATGATGCCGATGAGGTAAACCACTACTGGCACGGCTACCACGATAGGCGCAGCTATGGCGGGCACATACAGGGCCCAGTGGGCAGGCACCACACGGTGGCCGCACTGCTGCCGGATATGCCCGCAGTGTGGAAGCAGTACTGGCAGGAGCAGCCCACCTGGGGCCAGGCCTTTCGGCACCTGTTGCAGGACCTGCTAGGCCCCTATGGTATGCTGGTGCTGGATGCAGATGACCGCCAGCTGAAGGAGGCCTTTGCGCCCATTATGCGGGCCGAGCTGCTGGATGGGGCCGCTGCACAGCCCCTGCAGCAGCAGACCGAGGCCCTGCAAGCACTGGGCTACCACCCCCAGCTCCACATCCGCCCGCTCAACCTATTCTACCAGCAGCCGGGCCTACGCTCCCGCCTGGAGCGACAGGGCGACACGTTCCGCCTGGTAGAGACCGGCCAACGCCTGAGCCGAACCGACCTGGAGCGCCTACTGGCCGAAACCCCCGAGGCCCTAAGCCCCAATGCTGCCCTGCGCCCCCTGTACCAGCAGTGCATCCTGCCCAACCTGGCATACATAGGCGGCAATGCCGAGCTGGCCTACTGGCTGCAGCTGCGGCCTATGTTCGATCAGTTTGGCATAGCCTACCCCCTGCTGCTGCCCAGGCTACAGGCCCTAGCGATACTACCTGCCCAGCAGGAGCAGCTCCGACTACTCGGCCTGGGCCTGCAGGAGGTGCTGCTGCCCCTGCACCAGCTGCGCCAGCTGCTGCTACCCGCCGTGTACAACACCGAGGCCCTGCACGACCAGCTGAACCAGATGGCCCTGCAGTACGAGGCCCTGGACAAGCTGGTGGCCGGCACAGGCCAGGATAAAACAGTGGCCAGCGCCCAGCGCCGCTTTGTGCAGTGGGCCCGCCGCCTGCAGGCCAGGGTAGGCCAGCAGCAGCTGCAGGGCTATGCGCCCTACCACCAGGCCCGCCGCCTGCAAGACCAGATACAGCCCGCTGGGCTGACACAGGAGCGCGTGCTGGCCCTGCCCGCCCTGGGCGGAAACCCCCATGAGCGAATTGCCCAAATGATGCAAGCACTGGTACCATCCGCCGAAAAAATGCAAATTTGGGAGCTACAAGCGCCCTAGCAGGCAGCCAGGTGGCGGGTAGGCAGGCAGGCTGTATTACCCCTGGGCATAACACTTATCACAGAGAAAAATGATCATTGTAACAGGAGCGGCGGGCTTTATCGGCAGCTATGTGGCTGGGGAGCTAAACCAGCAGGGCTATACGGATCTGGTATTGGTAGACGACTTTGGCCGTGCGGACAAAAGGCCCAACTGGGAAACCAAGCTGTGTACCGAGCGCGTAGAGCGAAGCCAGTTTATAGCCTGGCTGCAGGGCAAGGAGGCCCGCGTGCAGGGCATCCTCCACCTGGGTGCCCGCACAGACACGACCGACCCCAACCGGGGCCCTTTTGAAGAGCTGAACCTGGCCTACAGCAAGGCCCTGTGGCAGTACTGCACCCAGCACCAGGTTCCCTTTATCTATGCCAGTAGTGCCGCTACCTATGGCGATGGCAGCCTGGGTTTTTCCGATACGCCCCCCAATAGCGAGCACCTGCAGCCCCTGAACCCCTACGCCTGGTCCAAAAACGAGTTTGACAAATGGGTGCTGAGCCAAAAAGAGAGCCCCTTCTTCTGGGCAGGGCTCAAGTTTTTCAACGTATACGGCCCCAACGAGTACCACAAGGCCCGTATGGCCAGCGTGGTGTTTCACGCCTTCCACCAGATCCGGGAAACCGGCCAGCTCAAGCTCTTCAAGAGCCACCGGGCTGACTATGGCCATGGCGAGCAGCAGCGAGACTTTATCTATGTGCGAGACCTGGCCCGCGTTATCCGCTGGCTGATGGAGCAGCGCCCTGGTAGTGGCATCTTCAACCTGGGCACCGGCCAGGCCCGCAGCTTCAACGATCTGGGCCGTGCCATCTTTGCTGCCATGGGCCTGCAGCCCCGCATTGAGTACATCGATATGCCCGCTGACCTCCGCAATAGCTATCAGTACTACACCCAGGCCGAGATGCAGCGCCTCCGAACCCTGGGCTACACCCCTGCGTTTGATAGCATAGAGGCCGGCGTGCAAGACTATGTGCAAGGCTACCTGCAGCAGGGCTTGTATTTCTAGCGCAGGCCTTTTACCTTAAAGCTATGTATGCAGAAACCCTACTCACCCTGGTGCACCGGGCCGCCCTGGCAGTGGCGCTAGGGGTGGGCCCCCTGCTGCTCTTGCTTGGGCTCCTGTACAAGCGGCGTTTTCGCACGGTCCTCCACCAGTGGCGGCATCCGCAGCTGGTTATCCTCACCATTCTGGCCTTTCTGCTCGGCTTTTCCTGCTTTGTTTTGGGTTGCTTTTTCCTGGCCAGCTCGGTAGGGCGTATGGGGGGTAGCCCGGTGCTACAGGCCCTGGTAGGCCAGCAGTATGGCCTGGCAATGGACTGTTTTTTGCTCTTCATCGGCATTTCTCTTAGCTACGCGGGCGTTCAGTTTTTCTTTACGCAGTTCATCACCCGGCAGGGGATCGTGCTGCGTGGCCGCCTTTTTTCTGGTCGGGCAGACGAGCTACTTCGCTGGGCCGACATTCGAGACTACTATGTGAAGACAGACTACCCCCTTACCCACTACCACTTCCTGTCTCAGGATGCTGGGGGGAGGGTGCAGAACCGGGTGGTAAAAGTGCCCTACTACGCGCGGCCCAAGTTTGAGTATCTGCTACAGGGCTACCTGGCGCAGCAAGAGGATATGCGGGCCAGCCGCCGTGCCATGCTCAATCGATTTAGTAAAAATTGAGCAAAACGCGCATACTATGGCTGGGCAGTGCCCTGCTGCTGGTGGCGGCACTAGGCCTGGGTGGCTATGCCTACCTGAGCGGCGATAGCTGGCTCATTGCACGCATCCAGCAGCAGGCCAATCGCGATTTTCATGCACAGCTGGAGGCCGTGCAGGCTCATCCGGAGCACTACCTGCATCCGCCAGCCGAGGAGCCCATGGGGCTGATTGCCCTCATTACCGACCGCCAGGGGCAGGTGCTCAGCTGGAGCAGCAGCCGGCTGGTGCCCCCCCAGCGGAGCCTCCGGCAGTTTGTGCGGGCGGGCCAGGCGGGCCTGCTACGCCAGGGCACCCACTACCTGTACTGCCTGCCCATACTGCGCGGAGACTCTGCCTGGGTGTTTCTCTTCCCCCTATACCTGGGCAGCCCCATCCACAATGAGTATCTGCAGAGCCATGCCTACCTGGGCGGTGCCCATAGTGCCACCCTGGATCAGGCTGCACGCACCTGGCCCATCCGCCAGGTGCCGGGCCCCATGCAGCTGGCCTACTACAGCCCACAGGGCCAGTACCTCTTTGGCCTACAGGTTACGGATACGGAGCCGCTGCGCAGGCAGCCCATGGGCCTGGCTGCCCTGCTGCTGCTGCTTAGCTGCCTGCTGGCGGTATATGCCGGCTACATGCGGCTGCGCCGCCGCCTGCATGGGGCCCTGGCCGATGCCATCCTTATACTCACCCTGGTAGGCCTGCGCCTATTGCTCTTCCCACTACACCTGCCCGGCAGCCTGATACAGACGGGGCTCTTTAGCAGCCAGGTGCTGGCTGTAAACCAGCTGAACCCCTCGCTGGGCGACCTCAGCCTCAATAGCCTGCTAGGCTTCCTCCTTGTATACCGCCTGTACGTGCGCCTTCCGCATCAGCAGCTGGCACGCTGGCTGCAGCGCAGGGCACCCGCTAGCTGGTGGCTCTGGAATGTCTTCAGTTTTACGCTTGGCTTTGGCCTTTTTCAGGCTTTCTTCTATTGGTTTGCCCGCATTGTAAACAACTCCAAGATCTACTTCGAGTTTTCAGACCTCTCTCGCCTGGATGCCTACTCCTATCTGGTTTTTCTGAACATTGCGCTTTTTCTGCTCAGCATCTTCCTGCTACAGTACCTGCTGGCCGGTGTTACGCTGCAGCTACGGCCCCGCCCGGGTAGGCCCTATAGCCGCTCGGCCCTGCTCCTGCTCTTTGGCTTCCTGCTGGCCGGCCTCTACCTGCTCTACCTGCCGTCAGACCTGCCCCTGCTGGTGGTGTTTGCAGCCTATGTGCTGGCCATCCACCTCTTCCGGGCGCAGGTGGGTGCCCGCCTGCGCTTCAGCCTGGTGCAGGCGGCCACCCTGTTCGGCCTCTTTGCGGTAGTAACCAACTTTGCTGTGAGCCGTAGCCTGGAGGCCAACCGCGTGGGCACCCTGCAGTACTATGCAAAGATTCGCTATAGCCGGGTGCAAGACCCCTTTACAGACTTCTATTTCGGCGAAGTAATTGCGAACATACGGGCCGATGCCAGCCTGTGGCAGCCCGATACCACCATCGATGCTACCGGAAACCCCTATCAGGATGCCATTAACCGCATCCTGCACAATCACCTGGTAAATAACATAAAGGGCTACGATTTTCGCGTTTTCCTCTTCAACGCCTACAAGCGGCGGCTAGACACACAGGCCGACTTAACGCCCTATCCCGTATGGCGAAACCAGCGGCTGATGCAGCAGGCACCGGGGCAAAACGGCCACCTGCTTACCGTGCCTTACAATCGGAGCTTCACGCGGGAGATCTACATCGGTCGATTCGACGTGTACCCAAGCGACCCAAACTTTGGGCGCATTACCCTCCAGATAGAGCTATACCCCAAGCGCATCATACGCGATAAGCTGTACCCCCAGCTGATGCAGGATGCCTCGCTAAAAAACAAGCTGAATGTGCCATACGGCTTTGAAATAGGCCTGTATAGCAATGGGCGGCTGGTGCAGCAGGTGGAAAATACCCTGGGCCAGCGCGGCCAGTCTTTTCCTGTCCGGTTTGAGGCTCGCTATGGCGGCATTCGGCAAGACACCCTGCTGTACGGAGACGCCCGCTTCTACGAGTTGGTAAGCTTTCACGACAAAAACCGCATAATCGTGGCCCGGGCCCCACGCCGCACGTTCTTCAATCAGCTTACGGCGGTTAGCTTCCTGTTCTACTTTTTCCTGCTGCTCTACCTGCTGGTGCGGCTGCCCGCCATGGCCAGCCGGGTACGCCAGGGCTGGCTAGGCCGGGTACGGCATAGCTTTGTAGCACGCATCGAGTTTTTTCTGGTGCTGATTAGCCTGGTACCCTTGGTCATCTTCTGGCTGCTCACTACCAATGTTCTTAACCGATATTTCCAGCAAGAAATAGACGAGGACCTGCAGCATGCCCTGCAGCAGGCCGGTGCCGTGCTGGAGGACAGCGAGGGCCTGACGGCCCTGCTACGCCAGTCCGCCAACGAGGAAAGCCCACAGAGCCGAAGCGAGCTAAACCTGCTGAGCAACCTGCTGGGCAGCGACCTGAACGTGTATGACCAGGCAGGATACCTGCGTGCCACCACCCGCCCCCGCCTGTACCAGGCTAGCCTGAGCAGCCCCTACATGAACCCCGATGCCCTGAAAACCCTGAGCGCAGGCCAGGCACCATCTACCCTGGTGAAGGAGCGAATCGGGAACCTGAGCTTCCTCAGCGGCTACATTCCGCTGTACAATGATCGTTTCGAACCCCAGGGCTACCTGAACATCCCCTACCTGGCCCAGCAGGACGCGCTGGACTTTCAGATCGAGAAGTTCCTTGCCTACCTCATCAACGTGTATGTCTTCATCATCATGATCCTGGTGCTGGTGGGCATTTTTATGAGCCGCAGCCTCACCCATCCGCTGATGATGCTGCGGCAGCGCCTGGAGCAAACCAGCCTGGGCCTGGCAAACGAGCCCATACCCTGGGACAGCCGGGATGAAATCGGGCGTATCATCCAGAGCTATAACCAGATGCTGGAAAAGCTGGCAGAAAGTGAGCAAAAGCTGAGCCAAAGCCAGCGAAACCAGGCCTGGACAGAGATGGCCCGCCAGGTAGCGCACGAGATAAAAAACCCGCTGACGCCCATGAAACTGAGCCTGCAGCACCTGGCCCGTGCTGCCGACGCTGAGCCCGAAAAGCAGCGGGCCATGCTGCAGAAGGTAACCCAAACCCTGCTGACGCAGATCGAGTCGCTAACTGCCATAGCCAACAGCTTCAAAGACTATGCCCGCATGCCTGCCTACAACCCACAGCCGGTGCTGCTAGGCAAACTGCTGAGCGAGGTGCACGGCCTGTATGAGGGTACCGAGCAGGTGGACATACGCCTACGGCTACCTGCGCAGGAGGTGTACATACTGGGCGATGCTAACCAGCTGAACCGTGTGCTGGTAAACCTGGTGCGCAATGCCCTGCAGGCCATAGACCGCCCCGATGGCTGGCTGGAGATCCGGCTGTATACCGAAGCAGGCCTGGCCATCGTTGAGGTAGCAGACAACGGAAGTGGCATACCCGAGGAAATTCGCGCCCGCATCTTCGAGCCCAATTTCTCCACCAAATCCAGCGGCATGGGCCTGGGCCTGGCCCTCGCACGCCGGATGGTAGAGAGTATGGGGGGCCAGATCGACTTCAGCAGCGAAACCGGGGCGGGTACCACCTTCGTGCTACGTTTCCCGCTACATGCACCCCCGGCATAAGCATATCGGCCTATGGCTACTGTTCTGTATTGGGCTAGCCCAGGCACAGTACGGCCCCGCCACCAGCCGCGAGGATACCCTGAGTGAGGCCTATGTGCTGGATACGGTGCAGCTGACCTACCCAAACCTGGTGCCCGGCAGTGCCGAGGTGTGGCTGAACGACCAGCGGCTGGAGCCCCACCAGTACGGGCTAGACCTGCTGACCGGCAGACTGGTGCTGACCGATGTAGCCCTGGGCTCGGGCCGCCTACGGGTGCGCTATCGCGCCTTTGGCTGGCAGCCGCCGCGTAGCCGCCAGCTGCTGAAGCCCCGTGTAGACCCCCCCAAGGGTAGCCAGGATAGCACCCGGAGCCTGGTACCGGACAGCCTGATAAACATCGATTCACTCGTTATAGCCGAGGACATTGCCAGCCAGGATACCCGCATATTTGAGCAGAGCGAGCTCTCCAGCCACGGCAGCATTGCACGCAGCATCACCGTGGGTACCAACCGAGACCTGGCCGTAAACTCTAGCCTGCGCATGCGGGTAGAGGGCCGCGTGGCAAATGAAATAGACGTGCTGGCCACCATTACCGACGAAAACATACCCATCCAGCCAGACGGAACCACCCAGCAGATCAATGACTTTGACCGTGTGTCCATCCAGGTACGGCGCGAGCCCTTTACCCTCACCATGGGCGATTATGAGCTTATCCAGCGCAATACACAGTTTGCAAACATCTACCGAAACGTATTGGGCGTAAACGCAGCCTACAGCCGCAAGGGCCATACAGCCGCCCTAACGGGCAGTATCTCCAAGGGTCGATTCTCTACAAACAGCTTTCAGGGCGAGAACGGACGCCAGGGCCCCTACCAGCTTACGGGTGGCGATGGAGAACGCTTTGTGATCGTACTGGCGGGTAGCGAGCAGGTGTACATAAACGGCCAGCTGCAGCAGCGTGGGCAGGCGCAAGACTACATCATGGACTACAATACCGGCCAGCTTACCTTCACCGCACGCCGCCTCATCACGGTTAATGACCGCATTGTAGTAGACTTTGAGTATGCGGTGCAGGCCTATAGCCGCTCGCTTAGCTTTGCGCAATACAGTGGCGCGTTTGTGGATGATCGCCTAAAGCTTCAGTTTAGCTTTGGGCGCGAGGCGGATAACCCCAACAACCCCCTGAATGGTAGCCTGGGCCGAAATGAACGCGAAGCCCTACGCCTGGCGGGAGACGACCCCGCTGCTGCGCTCACCTCTGGCATCGACTCGGTGGGCTTCAACCCCGACGAAATCCTGTATGGCCGCCGCGATACGGTGCTGAATGGCCAGGCACGGGTATACTACGAGCGTAGCCAGGATAGCACCGAGCAGCTGTATCGTCTTACCTTCACGCAGCTGGGCCCCGGCCAGGGAGACTATGTGCGCGGCAGTAGCCTGGTGAATGGCAACGTCTTCACCTGGAGCCCGCCCGATGCCAGTGGCAGCCCCACGGGGGACTACATACCCCTGCGGGTAGTGCCCCTGCCGGGCCGCCTGGCCGTGGCAGACATGAGGCTGAGCTATGACCTGACGCGCCACTTCACGCTCTTTACCGAAACGGCAATCAGCGACCAGGACCAAAACCGGCTAAGCCCCCTGGACGATGATGACAACCAGGACTATGCCGCCCGGACAGGCATACGGCTACAAGACCTGCCCGCAGGAGCCTGGAAGCTGGGGGCAGAGGCGGCATACCAGTACGTAGGGGCACGGTATGAGAACTTTGACCGGGTGTATGCCAAGGAGTATGGCCGGGTGTGGAACTACAACGACCGGGGCCAGCGCGCAATAGAGCGGCTGAGCGAGGCCAGCGTATATGGCCAGTGGCGAGACTACCGCCTGAGTGCCGGCGGCGGCTATCGCCTAATGGCTGATAGCCTGACCACCCTGCGCCAGGAGTATGGCTTCGCGGGGGCGGATACGGCCCTGCTGGCGGGCGAATACAAGCTGGTGCTGCTAAACACCCAAGACAGCCGACTGAACACACAGAGCCGGTGGCTGCGGCAGAATGGAGACCTGTATCACCGTTTTGGTCGCTTTCGCCTGGGCTCTGTGCTCTGGATAGAGGACCGGTATGACCAGCAGCAGGATACCCTGGGGCCAGGTTCCTTCCGCTTTTGGGACTATACCCCCTACCTGCGCTACACGGCCACCAAGCTAGGCGGCAGGCTGGGCTACCAGCACCGGCGAGACCAGGAGTTTCTGGGGCGCATGCGGGATAAGAGCCTGACACAGACCTACAGTGCCGAGCTGGACTGGCACCCCACCGAGCAGCTACTGCTACGCTCCAGCCTGTCGCTCAACCAATATCAGGTAAAAGATACCGCCTTCTTCAGCCAAGGCCAGCGAAACAAGGAAACCCTGCTGGCAGCCCTGAATGGCAGCTACAACAGTGCAGACCGCGGCATACAGGCCTCGGTGTTCTACCAGATCCTGAGCGAAAGCGTAGCACGCAGAGACGTACTGTTTGTAGAGGTAACTCCCGGCCTGGGCCAATACGAGTGGATTGACTTTAACCAGAACGGCGTACAAGAGCTAAACGAATTCGAACTGTCTGTAAACCCCCTTATTGCCAACTACCAGCGGGTGCTGCTGCCCAGCCAGACGCTGATCCCAGCCATCGCACTCGACTTCAGCCCCCAGCTCACCCTCACCTACCGCCAGCTGCTGCCCGGGCTACCCATCCTCGCGCCCTTTACCACCATCAGCTACCTGAGTGCCCAGCAGAAGCGGGTGGTGCCCGACCCCCGGCTGGCAGACTATGTGATCAACCTGAGCCTGCCGCAGCAGAATGATACCTCGGCCATCAATGGATCGGTGATATTCCGCCAGGACCTGTACCTGTGGCGAAACAGCCCGAGCGGAGACCTGCGCCTGCGCTATGCCCAGCGGCTAAACCGCCAGCTGCTCAGCACGGGTTTCGAGCAGCAGGATGGCCGTGAGTGGGGCTGCGACCAGCGGCTGAACTTCAACCGTGCCCTGAGCCTGGAAAACCAGGCCCAGATAGGCTACAAGGCCAGCTTTGCGCAGCGGCTAGAGGGTAGGGACTACCACATTGACTACCTGGGCACCAAGCCCGAGCTAAGCTGGCAGCTAAACCGGAAGTTCCGCCTAGCGGGCGGATACCAGTACACATACAAGGCGAACCAGCCCAGCCGTGTGCTGCAGAGCTACCTGAATACACACAAGATCATCCTGAAAAGCAGGCTGAACCTAAACCAGCGAAACAACCTGAATGCACGCCTGGAGCTGCTGAACAATGACCTGCAGGGAGATGCAGCCCAGTCGCTCCGCTTTGAGCTACTGGAGGGAAACCAGCCCGGGGCGAATGCTGTATGGAGCCTGCTGATTACCCAATATCTGGGTAAAAACCTGGAGCTGACGATACAATACGATGCGCGGACTAGCCGCCTGGCCGCGCCCCTGCACACTGGCCGCATGCAGCTGCGTGCCATCTTCTAGGCCACACCGGGCCGTGTGCAGCCATGCGCGCCTCGAAACAGCAGGGGGGAGGGATTATTCAGGACAGCTAGGCCGTGTGCAGCTCTGGCGCCCCGCCTCCGGCCTCCGCATCCCGCTCTACCGCCCAGGTGATGTAGAAGAACCAGCCCAGCTGGATAAGTATCACCAGGATGGATGCCAGCTGCACCACGAGGCCGTCGGGGTCTACAGCCCAGGCCAGCAGGTTTAGCAGGCCGCTCATCCACATTACATGCCGTACCTTCAGCTCCATTGAGAAGCTGTGCCAGCCTTGGCGCGCACTCAGCAGGGCACCCGTAGCCATAAGGGCAGCAGGTAGGGTGCTGAGTAGCCCCAGCCAAACTGGGCTCATCCAGGCCGAAAAGGCTACTACCACTAGCCCAAAAACAAAGGAGAAAACAAGACCCGCGTAAAACAGGCCGCGCGCAGCCGGTAGGGCCAGGTCGCGCACCTGCAGATACACCCAGTACACCCCCATCATACCGGCTACTAGCAGCCCCGGCAGGGCCAGGAACAGGATGAAGCCCTGGGTGGTGCTCAGCCCCATGAGGGCAAGTGCGGTAAGCGTGAGCCAGATGGAAAAATTTCGGACCATCAGAGGCTGGTTTTGAGACCGAAATACGGGCCGCTGATGCAGCAGCCAGCCCAGGCTGGCCAGCCCCAGGGCCGGGGTGAAGAGGAAGACCTGAAACCGGATGGCCTCGCTCTGGAAAAGGGCCCTGATCTCATCGCCTGCATCGGGGTCGCCCCAGCTAATTTGCAAGCGCTCTACCTCGAAGAAGAGGCTTAGGGCAACTGCTGCTGAAGCCAGTAGCCCCAGCGTTACGAACAATGGACCAATCCGGAGTTTCATGCCGCGAACTTAGCACATAGAACGTAGAAGCGGTAAGCTGTTCCGCCTTTTTCGCCGGGAGGCCAGCCCGGCTGGCGGCACAGCGGGGCTTAGTGGTCGTGCCACACCACGGCCAGCAGCCAGCTGAAGAAGCTGAGGAAGAGGAAGATACCCACTACAATAAAGCCATTGCCCATGAGGGAGATGCGGTGCCCATACAGCAGGTTTAGCCCATGCAGGCCTGTCATGGCAAAGCAACCCGTAATAAAGAGCAGGCGGGTAATACGCAGCAGGTCCAGCTGCCCACGCCGCCACACCAGGCTACCAAAGCTAAGCAGGCAAAGCACCGTGGCCGCCAGGATGATTTTGCCGGCATCTGCCATCACCTCCCGCTCTGCGGGGCTGGCACCGGTTTTTACTGCCTCCAGGTCCAGCGAATACACCAGCACGGGCAGCCCGTAGCCAAAGCCCAGCAGCACCAGCCCGAGGACGAAGAGAATTTTTACAAGCCGCATTCCACAATATATACAAAATACAATTACCGGCGGGCATGTACATCTCTCTGCCAGTGTCTGGCATCGCATAGTAGGCATTAGGGGGGGGGCTCTGCCTGCATAGCCCGATGCCCGCGCTAGTGGCCAAATTGCGGCATGCCCCCGGGCGGGTGGCGTGGCTCGGCGCTGCTGCCCGAAAAAGTGGTGAAACGCCAGGTAAAGGTGCACAGGAAGTATTGCTGTAGCACACGGGTGGTCTCATCCTCTATGTAAATATCGGTGGTGCTGCGCTGCACGCTGTTGTTTTCATTCAGCAGATCGTAGGCACTGATTTTCAGCTCGGCCTGCCGCTTTTTGCCAAACTGCCGGCCCAGGCCGGCGTTCCATAGCACAAAGTTCTGGTCAAAGCCCGGGCCCAGGCCATCGTAGTAGCTGTGGGTAGCCTCTGTTTCCACAAAGAATCCGCGCCAAAACTGCCAGCGTAGGCGGAAGGTAGTACCCTGGCTGAAGTAGCGGGTGTTCAGGCGGGTATTCAGGCTGTTGTACACATAGTTCAGGCTGCTGCTGCTCTCCAGGTTGAAGTCCAGGTTCGGGCTGATGTTACTACCCAGGCCCAGGCCCAGGGTGTAGGTGGGGGCCTGGCTGTAGTTCAGCTGCCCGTTGGTACGGCCAGGTGTGCGCACATAGGTGCCACCCAGGCGCACATTCACATTGTAGCGAAAGCTGTCTAGCGGGGTGCTCCAGCTTACAAAGCTGCGCAGGCTGTAGTAGCCATCCAGGTTGGCATATCGGCTTAGCTGTGCGCCGGGCTGCAGGGCTATGCCCCCCAGGGTAGTTGCCTCCTGGGCGGTGGTGGTTTCGGTGCCTATGTAGCCCAGGGTGGTGCTGGCCCGCAGCATGGCAAAGAGGGCCCTCCCTTTTGTGGGGTCTACGCGGTGAAACATGGCGAATAGCCG
This region of Bacteroidota bacterium genomic DNA includes:
- a CDS encoding DUF445 domain-containing protein — protein: MRSLLPFLRTHFVYDDLVAEARPATLPPASPTTSGPLPRRLRFRLFLLRVVPWLCMGLLVLSFVWDFPTQRLLGLPLLGLLRMLAVSGLIGYFTNWLAIKMLFYPRRRRPLMGQGLVPAQQHRLARRLAESIHQHLMNEQALLERLQERQLIRRVLQRTQQGLQGLADDIAFAAELRELLLQALRTYLADPAVQQQLVAQLDASIRDAMEGQTLAQWYLQLNRKKYQQSLQRLVQQLPGRSGQWLGDPALVLRLLSDELDANADMLAGDITHLLRTALAGLNIPGMLEHQLASFESSKLEQMLWGSTNEQLKYIEYLGGWLGLLGGLVLWQPLPMLALLGTLLGLWVGADWILLRLRTRSG
- a CDS encoding bacillithiol biosynthesis cysteine-adding enzyme BshC: MSWPLHYPPLVRAYLDAAPQLAGFYSQAPRTANWPALMQAAQLDATGRQRLVQVLRAQHTGAPAPVQQQIDSLLLPTTFTLTTGQQAGLAGGPLYTWYKAISTLKWAQQLNSQYPDYHVVPLFWVASEDHDADEVNHYWHGYHDRRSYGGHIQGPVGRHHTVAALLPDMPAVWKQYWQEQPTWGQAFRHLLQDLLGPYGMLVLDADDRQLKEAFAPIMRAELLDGAAAQPLQQQTEALQALGYHPQLHIRPLNLFYQQPGLRSRLERQGDTFRLVETGQRLSRTDLERLLAETPEALSPNAALRPLYQQCILPNLAYIGGNAELAYWLQLRPMFDQFGIAYPLLLPRLQALAILPAQQEQLRLLGLGLQEVLLPLHQLRQLLLPAVYNTEALHDQLNQMALQYEALDKLVAGTGQDKTVASAQRRFVQWARRLQARVGQQQLQGYAPYHQARRLQDQIQPAGLTQERVLALPALGGNPHERIAQMMQALVPSAEKMQIWELQAP
- the rfaD gene encoding ADP-glyceromanno-heptose 6-epimerase; this encodes MIIVTGAAGFIGSYVAGELNQQGYTDLVLVDDFGRADKRPNWETKLCTERVERSQFIAWLQGKEARVQGILHLGARTDTTDPNRGPFEELNLAYSKALWQYCTQHQVPFIYASSAATYGDGSLGFSDTPPNSEHLQPLNPYAWSKNEFDKWVLSQKESPFFWAGLKFFNVYGPNEYHKARMASVVFHAFHQIRETGQLKLFKSHRADYGHGEQQRDFIYVRDLARVIRWLMEQRPGSGIFNLGTGQARSFNDLGRAIFAAMGLQPRIEYIDMPADLRNSYQYYTQAEMQRLRTLGYTPAFDSIEAGVQDYVQGYLQQGLYF